From the Ruminiclostridium josui JCM 17888 genome, one window contains:
- the uvrA gene encoding excinuclease ABC subunit UvrA, producing the protein MIRDNIFIKGAREHNLKNVDVEIPRDKFVVITGLSGSGKSSLAFDTIYAEGQRRYVESLSSYARQFLGQMDKPDVDYIDGLSPAISIDQKTTSRNPRSTVGTVTEIHDYLRLLYSRIGIPHCPKCGKEISQQTVDQMVDQIIFFEEGTRIQLLAPVVRGRKGEYHKLIEDAKKDGFVRLRVDGEIVDINDEIKLDKNKKHNIEIVVDRLVVRGDIRKRLTDSLETVLRLSGGIVIVDVVGKEDILFSQNFACSDCGISIEELVPRMFSFNNPFGACQTCTGLGTLLKVDPDLVIPDRSLSLTNGAINVTGWNIESEDAYARMLFNALAKHYNFDLDTPFNKLPGKVVDIVLYGTKGEKIKVDYEREYGKGSYMAEFEGIINSIERRYHETQSEGMKQYYEQFMSHNLCPDCKGARLKPESLAVTVGGKNIHEVSSMAVADIKDFFDNLELSERDKMVASQILKEIEARIGFLVDVGLDYLTLSRPAGTLSGGEAQRIRLATQIGSGLMGVLYILDEPSIGLHQRDNEKLLKTLERLRNLGNTLIVVEHDEDTMYAADHIIDMGPGAGIHGGHVVAEGKLEDILKCEDSLTGQYLSGRKKIEVPQVRRKPNGKWLEIVGAKQNNLKNINVKIPLGVLTSVTGVSGSGKSTLINEILYNSLASQLYRAKTRPGNHGKIKGIKNIDKVINIDQSPIGRTPRSNPATYTGVFDLIREVYASTNEAKMKGYKTGRFSFNIKGGRCEACSGDGIIKIEMHFLPDVYVPCEVCKGKRYNRETLEVKYKGKSISDVLNMTIEDALEFFKNIPKIQRKLQTLYDVGLGYVKVGQPSTTLSGGEAQRVKLATELSKRSTGNTLYILDEPTTGLHVADVHRLIDILQRLVDAGNSIVVIEHNLDVIKTSDYIIDLGPEGGDKGGTIIAQGTPEEVAKVKESYTGQYLSKILDSK; encoded by the coding sequence ATGATTAGAGATAATATTTTTATAAAAGGTGCACGTGAGCATAACCTAAAAAATGTTGATGTTGAAATACCAAGAGATAAATTTGTTGTCATAACCGGATTAAGCGGTTCAGGTAAGTCTTCTCTTGCTTTTGATACTATTTATGCTGAAGGCCAGAGAAGGTATGTTGAATCATTATCATCCTACGCAAGGCAGTTCCTAGGTCAGATGGACAAGCCAGATGTAGACTATATAGACGGGTTGTCTCCGGCAATATCAATTGACCAAAAGACAACCAGCAGAAACCCAAGATCTACTGTAGGAACAGTAACGGAAATTCACGATTACCTTAGACTTTTGTACTCAAGGATAGGAATTCCCCATTGTCCCAAGTGTGGCAAGGAGATTTCTCAGCAAACTGTTGACCAGATGGTAGATCAGATAATATTTTTTGAAGAAGGAACCAGAATACAGTTGCTTGCTCCTGTTGTAAGAGGTAGAAAAGGAGAATACCATAAGCTTATAGAGGATGCTAAAAAAGATGGTTTCGTGAGATTGCGTGTGGACGGGGAAATAGTAGACATAAATGATGAGATTAAATTAGATAAAAACAAAAAACATAATATTGAGATAGTTGTTGACAGACTTGTAGTCCGTGGTGATATTCGGAAAAGACTTACTGATTCATTGGAAACAGTACTTCGCTTAAGCGGGGGGATAGTAATTGTTGATGTAGTGGGGAAAGAAGATATACTGTTTAGCCAGAACTTTGCATGCAGCGATTGTGGAATTAGCATAGAAGAACTTGTACCAAGGATGTTTTCCTTCAACAATCCTTTTGGAGCATGCCAGACATGTACCGGCTTGGGAACTCTTCTGAAGGTAGACCCTGATCTTGTTATACCTGACAGATCCTTGTCACTTACAAATGGTGCAATTAATGTCACAGGCTGGAATATCGAGAGCGAGGATGCATATGCTAGGATGTTGTTCAACGCATTGGCGAAGCATTATAATTTTGATTTGGACACTCCGTTTAATAAGCTTCCAGGGAAAGTAGTAGATATAGTACTTTACGGGACAAAAGGCGAAAAAATAAAAGTAGATTACGAAAGAGAATACGGCAAAGGATCTTATATGGCTGAATTCGAAGGAATTATCAATTCTATTGAACGCCGTTACCACGAAACCCAGTCAGAAGGCATGAAACAGTATTATGAGCAGTTCATGAGCCATAATCTGTGTCCGGATTGTAAAGGTGCCAGATTAAAACCTGAAAGTCTTGCGGTTACAGTAGGAGGTAAAAATATACACGAAGTATCTTCCATGGCTGTAGCAGATATAAAAGATTTTTTTGACAATCTCGAGCTTAGTGAAAGAGATAAGATGGTAGCAAGCCAGATTTTAAAAGAGATTGAGGCAAGAATAGGCTTTCTTGTTGATGTTGGTCTAGACTATCTTACACTTTCAAGACCGGCTGGTACTTTATCCGGAGGTGAAGCACAGAGAATAAGGTTAGCCACTCAGATAGGCTCTGGCTTAATGGGAGTGCTTTATATTTTGGATGAGCCAAGTATCGGATTGCACCAAAGAGATAATGAAAAGCTTCTTAAAACCTTAGAGCGGCTTAGGAACCTTGGAAATACACTTATTGTTGTAGAACATGACGAAGATACCATGTATGCAGCAGATCATATCATTGACATGGGCCCCGGAGCTGGAATCCACGGCGGACATGTTGTTGCAGAGGGAAAACTGGAGGATATACTGAAATGTGAGGATTCCCTGACAGGACAATATTTAAGCGGACGTAAAAAAATAGAAGTTCCACAGGTTAGAAGAAAGCCAAATGGGAAATGGCTTGAAATTGTAGGTGCAAAGCAGAACAATTTAAAAAACATTAATGTAAAAATTCCACTTGGAGTGTTGACTTCTGTTACAGGTGTTTCTGGTTCAGGAAAAAGCACATTGATAAATGAGATTTTGTATAACAGCCTTGCCAGTCAGTTATACAGAGCTAAAACCAGACCGGGTAATCATGGAAAAATAAAAGGTATAAAAAATATTGATAAGGTTATAAATATTGACCAATCACCAATTGGAAGAACTCCAAGGTCAAATCCGGCAACCTATACAGGGGTATTCGATCTTATAAGGGAGGTATATGCTTCCACCAATGAAGCAAAAATGAAGGGATATAAAACTGGAAGATTCAGCTTTAATATAAAAGGTGGCAGGTGTGAAGCCTGCAGTGGAGATGGAATTATAAAGATTGAGATGCATTTTCTTCCTGATGTATATGTACCATGTGAGGTTTGTAAGGGGAAAAGGTATAACAGGGAGACACTTGAGGTTAAGTACAAAGGTAAAAGCATATCAGATGTACTTAATATGACAATAGAAGATGCCCTGGAATTTTTTAAGAATATTCCAAAAATACAGAGAAAATTGCAGACATTATATGATGTAGGATTGGGGTATGTGAAGGTTGGTCAACCTTCTACAACTTTGTCAGGAGGCGAAGCTCAGAGAGTAAAGCTTGCTACTGAGTTATCCAAGAGAAGTACGGGAAATACACTGTATATTTTGGACGAACCTACAACCGGTCTTCATGTAGCTGATGTCCACAGGTTGATAGATATCCTTCAAAGATTGGTAGATGCAGGTAATTCTATAGTAGTTATTGAACACAATCTTGATGTTATAAAAACTTCTGACTATATAATTGATCTTGGGCCTGAGGGCGGCGACAAAGGAGGTACCATTATTGCGCAGGGTACCCCCGAAGAAGTTGCAAAAGTAAAAGAATCATATACAGGACAATACCTTAGCAAAATTTTAGATAGTAAGTAA
- the thiT gene encoding energy-coupled thiamine transporter ThiT, translating into MKTMSNRILVEAGVLIALAQILSFIKYEMPYGGSVTLGSMVPIIIFAIRWGTKRGIIVGLVYGFLQFALGTKFSYHPLGIFLDYIFAYGCLGLAGIFKKNLFAIISSTALAMIGRFAFHFLSGIILWYTYAPEGMNIYLYSIIYNAQYMVPEFIITSVILCALYKPLGKYINRQSSL; encoded by the coding sequence ATGAAAACAATGTCTAACCGAATATTGGTGGAGGCAGGAGTTTTAATTGCTCTTGCACAGATTCTGAGTTTTATTAAATATGAAATGCCCTATGGTGGCTCTGTAACACTGGGAAGTATGGTACCTATAATTATTTTTGCAATTCGTTGGGGTACAAAACGAGGTATTATTGTAGGTCTTGTTTACGGTTTTCTGCAGTTTGCTCTTGGAACTAAATTTTCATATCATCCACTTGGTATATTTCTTGACTATATTTTTGCTTATGGCTGCCTTGGTCTTGCCGGAATATTTAAAAAAAATTTGTTTGCCATAATTTCAAGTACTGCTTTGGCAATGATTGGCAGATTTGCATTTCACTTTCTTTCCGGTATTATTCTATGGTATACATATGCTCCTGAGGGAATGAACATCTACCTTTATTCTATTATTTATAACGCTCAGTACATGGTTCCTGAATTTATAATAACATCTGTTATTTTGTGTGCTCTTTATAAACCATTAGGAAAATATATTAACAGGCAGAGCAGCCTTTAG